In Solimonas sp. K1W22B-7, the DNA window CCATGGCCGCGGCACGGCCGCCGCCGTCCTTGCGCACCAGGCGCTGGGAAATGATCGCCTTGAGGTTCAGCGACAGGTCCATCAGCAGCTGCTCGCGCTTCTCCTCGGGGAAGAAGTTGATGATGCGGTCCAGCGCCTGGTTGGCGCTGTTGGCGTGCAGCGTGGACAGCACGAGGTGACCGGTTTCGGCGAAGTTGACCGCGTACTCCATGGTCTCGCGGGTACGGATTTCGCCGATCTGGATGACGTCGGGCGCCTGGCGCAGGGTGTTCTTCAGGGCGTTTTCCCAGGAGAAGGTATCCTGGCCGACTTCGCGCTGGGTCACCATGCAGCCGTTGTGCGGATGCACGTACTCGATCGGGTCCTCGATCGTGATGATGTGGCCGCGCGAATTGGCGTTGCGGTGGCCCACCATCGCCGCCAGCGAGGTCGACTTGCCCGAACCCGTGGCGCCGACCATCAGCACCAGGCCGCGCTTTTCCATGCAGACCTTCTTGAGCTGCTCGGGCAGGCCCAGCTGCTCGAAGGTGGGGATCGTGGTGTTGATGGTACGCATCACGCCGCCGACACGGCCCTGCTGCACGAAGGCGTTGACGCGGAAGCGGCCGATACCCGGCGGGCTGATCGCGAAGTTGCACTCGTTGCTGGCTTCGAACTCCTTGATGTTCCGGTCGTTCATCAGCGAACGCATGATGATGGCCGCCTGCTCGGGCTGCAGCGGCTTGTCCATCACCGGCGTCATCTGGCCGTCGAGCTTGATCGCCGGCGGGAAGCCGGAGGAGATGAACAGATCGGATGCACCCTTCTGCTTCATCAGGGTCAGCAACTGCTGTACGAGTTTGATTGCCTGGTCGCGTTCCATCGCCGGCCTCCTGGGTCTGTCGACCCTGTTCTTTAATTGACGGTGAAGTTACGCGGATCGGCGGACTTGATGCGTGCTTCTTCCAGCCCGACGATACCTCTCTTGACCATGTCCTTGAGGCACTGGTCCAGTGTC includes these proteins:
- a CDS encoding PilT/PilU family type 4a pilus ATPase, whose amino-acid sequence is MERDQAIKLVQQLLTLMKQKGASDLFISSGFPPAIKLDGQMTPVMDKPLQPEQAAIIMRSLMNDRNIKEFEASNECNFAISPPGIGRFRVNAFVQQGRVGGVMRTINTTIPTFEQLGLPEQLKKVCMEKRGLVLMVGATGSGKSTSLAAMVGHRNANSRGHIITIEDPIEYVHPHNGCMVTQREVGQDTFSWENALKNTLRQAPDVIQIGEIRTRETMEYAVNFAETGHLVLSTLHANSANQALDRIINFFPEEKREQLLMDLSLNLKAIISQRLVRKDGGGRAAAMEIMINSPLVADMIFKGDVVGIKEVMGRSNEQGMITFDQYLFELFEDGVISYDEAVRNADSQNELRLRVKLESRRARQNLMDDDMVRKMGMKEEEKSQLVHR